A segment of the Macrobrachium rosenbergii isolate ZJJX-2024 chromosome 8, ASM4041242v1, whole genome shotgun sequence genome:
ATCTCCAGCAAACACTATCATCATAGTTATTACAGTCAATACATgataaatacaagagaaaatatataaaaagtacatatcattataatatgtatatatatatatatattatatatatataataaaaccacaACATTGTGATTATGAGATATGGGTTTGTTTTCTGCTAcgggacatcataattgcttcatatttcttgaacttggatccaaggctttgtagtgacaagtgtatcgaGAAAGCACTAAGAATTTGAGAAGTCAAGTGGGCATTGTGccttttacaattacatattgtgtgtatatatatatatatatatatatatatatatatatatatatatatatatatatatatatatatatatatatatatgtatatgtatatataaatatatataggcatatatacatagacatatatgtatactgtatatgtatatatttatatatatactataaatacacacatatacatttatatgtatatatatgtatgtatattgtgtatatatatgtatatatatataatatatatatatatatatatatatatatatatatatatatatatatatatatatatatatatatatatatatatatatatattatattatatttataaatattttatcttttgtagtGGCTACAAGAACAGATGGACAAGATATCATCACTGAATGTCTTTGGAAAACACAAACCTAATCATGTACTTGTGAATGAATATCTCCCTGGTCAGGGTATTATGGTAATGTATAGTCTCTTATTTTTGTTCATGTAAAGTGCCAAAATTATGTGTATATCACCGAAGAAGTTTATGTAGAGGAACTGATAAAGGATGTCTGTCTGCATAAATCTCTGATTCGTTCAGGTGACGTGTTATTTCTGATTTACATTTTTAGAATATTCTCTTAaggaaattttgtttcataagGAGAAACCCTCCttcagaattttgttttcttcatttgtgaaaatctgtagattttacctattattaaaaatttttaaattattctacTATTCATATACCATATTTATTGCATTACATTTGCCACTTGTACATACTGTGGTAGCCTCCTATGTTAAGTAATGCCTTTTTTTGTGGCAGCTCCTTCAGGGAATAAAACACTTTTTAGCCTGAAAAGTCTGACTATTAGGTGATCAGCAGAGGTAACTGTTAATCTGGCTTCCCCCATGCAGTTGTGTCTTTTGCCTTATCTGGATATTCTTtcttaattaaattcttattacAGATAGTACAGTACTTAGTTTACCAAAAGTTATCAAAAGTTATCAAAACTTGAAAACTAACAATACAGTTTATGTTTGAAAACGAGATTCTTTACATACGGTAATAATTTAGCGAGTTCCAAATGCAGTTATGAATGCATTACTGTACCACTGAAGATGAActcaggacagggttcgaaagcttttgtaactttttttttttataaaatcaacaataattcaccactgaatattattgcgGACCTGGTATACAGAGTACCACATTTTTTAGAATGTGTTGCTGACTTAAAAAACCTTGCAGATTTTGATCAGTACAGTATTGCAAATGATGTGTATGAATGGAATGTCTTGTGAATACGTATAAATTGTTTTGTCACATGAAATACTAATTCTTATTGAATTACATGTTTATCATTGTTGAAAAAGGAATGATCTACAACATAAAGTAAAATGTATTAGatttgatttttgtaaaatgaGTTTTTTGACCATTCAACATGGACAAGGACAAGGACAAGCAAATGCAACAAACTTATTGTCTCGCGCTCACCAACTCTAAAACAATGTTCGTCATTATTGTATAGCAGAGGTTTCGTAAAAACATGTTAGAATAAAATCTCACCTTTCCATTGGTAACGGTACATTTATAACCTAAAATACacagagaaaagttttttttgtgtataaccctcaattttatttaaaggtgCCTATGCTTTTCATCAAGTATGTGACGGACCTTAGAATCCATATTAGGATAGCTTTGTCCAGCTCAGAAAGAGTTTTTAAGACATATCAGTGGGAGCTTAGGCAGCATCATTCTTGTTGCTCCACTGGAGTTTAGTGTAGTGCATAAATGCACTTAGAGTAGCAAGGGCTTCTTTTAATAAATGTGCATACTGTATGATCATCTTCATTGAACTGAAGTGTGCGAATGAGCTAGTCattgttttgcatttattaaattatttgtcttaaaaatacaataacccattttattggtaaaataattttgtttttacaacatAGAAGATTATAATTACTGGTCCTTTTTTAGTGGTGGATTTTCATACCTAATGATAAGATTTATTGGAGTTCAGTCCTAAATGTCTTTGGTCTTTATCATCATaactttaataatgataatgtatgcAAGTAATTGAtggtaatagtaatgaaaatatatcatctgTTCCAGCCTCATGAAGATGGTCCCTTATTCTACCCTACCATAACCACTGTAAATGTTGGCAGTCACACTATATTAGAATTCTACAGACCAGTAAAACCTGATGATGAAAAAGCTGACAGTTCTCAGTCCCTGTCAGAACGACACATTGGTTCACTCCTGTTAGAACCAAGAAGTCTCTTAATCCTACAAGAGGACATGTACACATCATATTTGCATGGCATTAGTCAAGTTACGGAAGATGTCTTATCAGAAGATATCTTTAATATAGAGCTGTGTTCATCAAATATTGGTGATGTTTTAGTTAGGGACACCAGGATTTCTTTAACAATAAGACATGTGCCAAAAGTTGTGAAAGCTAATATGATATTTGGGAGGAGGAGATGACCAATCAAGTttggatatacagtactgtattagcaTTTTCCTAAGTACAGTGCATGTTATACAAAGTACTGCATTTTGAATGTGATGGTGCCATTAATGACCCATTGATTTACCAAAATTTTCATGGATTTTTGTGTGTGGATTTTCGCTGTTATACTACAGGAATATAAATAGTCCCACATTGTATTTAAGCACGGTGTAAATGTTTACAAATTGTGACAAGTGAACAGATTTTTGCtgtattaaattaatttctaagGTTACTGGCTgtgataaatgtaaaattatttgtaatcATTTCCACTGAAATTGGCTGATCAGTTAGTAAGCAATATACTGGAGCAAGGCCTAATCACAGccaaagtgaaaataatatattaaaaaatataaaatacattaatttccatgggtgaatatatataattagtttgtttgtactgtagttacttgtttcattttctagtttctttGAACATAGCAGAAAATTATGCATGAAACTGAAAAGTACTCTTTTTTAACAgcagtataaatattttcaatcttgtttttcatttctggaaATGAACTGTAAGATTATTCTACTTCATATTAGATATGTCAGAATTGATTATACATTTTAAGGTAGTGGTTAGCTCTTAAATATTTTGCTGTCATGAAGAATTTAGTGTTTTGATGAAATTTCCAAGTACTATAAATGTAAATTGCATATACTGTAGAGTACATAATTTTCTGTATCTTTATCAAGGAAAGAAATTCTGTTCTGTGCACATTGAGGattaattgaaattattaaatCAAATCTGGCCTGTtactaaattataataatttgaagtttaattaatttgatttgcTGAACCCAGTCATGTTAATTTGAAGCAAGAAAGAATACATGTACAATAAAACATAAGAATTGCAAAGGCTGCATTGATTATCCAAAATGACTTCAGATTCCAAGCTACAAATCTCATGGACACGATATACCTCAGGAAAATATGAAACActgcattttacatatatatacatatatactgtatatttttttttatagtgtaaccgctgttcgtcctcaaaggagttacagtCTCGTGGTCCCCTCAGAGCTCCGTAAGGTAGACCAACTGAATTACggtacaaagaattctcttatagttggtctcggccagaacagtgcttttttttatgcaacataaaagaattttaactGGGAGATGGGAATGTTTAAATTAAAAAACAGCAAAACTGCTGCTACAATGTTGCAAAAATCCTGCAAAATATAGAAAGTGGGACAATCAAGTATTATATAGACCAGGTAGTCAAAGTTTTCACAGGTGGTTCAGTTTACAAGCTCATGGTTCtatctaggaggaggaggaggagagggtggaatcTGTAGATGTAAGGTGGATTGCAAGAAAACATGGTCACTGATTAGTATGGTTGCAACTGCCAGGTCACATCATCTTGCAGATTACTGGAGCAAAGAGTAGGTCTAACCGGCCTTCCTGCAAGTGAGTTGGATCATCACAGTTGTTCAGTAATTTGACTCCTGGAAATTACTGGAACTAGCAGTACAGGTGGTATCTTTGAGGTGTCCGGGCCTGATGGGGGGATGATGTGTATTGAAGTCACTTGCAGTGCTTGTTAACTATATTTTTGCCCAGAGACTATGCGAAATTTCGTTcgcattttaaagttaaaattcatGTGTTTTGTTAACATTCACCTCGCTCGAGCTCAGTGCCTCAAGGCGTGATTGGGGCATGGAGGTGATGTGATCGGAAGTCCGGTTGTCATATGATAAGGCGTGCCAGCCACTGACCCGTATTGCATTGTGGGTACTGGAATCTTCTGGGATGACTAATGGAATCTTCCCCTCAGGCGTCATGAtgggtgtgcgtgcgtgtgttctTCACTGCATGCCTTCTTGCAAAGGAAATGTGAGAAAATTTCTCATTCTTGCCCGAACTTTGATTTGCAGTGTTTTGTGGCGTGTGGGTGCAGCTTAGCACAAAGAAGCCATGATGGTCACGCAGGGAAAACGATGTTTCCCCTTGTTGAGAGTGAGTTGAAAATCTAAGTTTATTTGTTCTTTACAGTTGGTGTCACATTTCTGTTTGTCTTGTGTCTCATATGATCTTTctgttatgcatttatttttattttattgtttgtttcacATGTATTTTTTGATGCACTATGTATTGGGGCTTAATAGAGATACTTTTATCCCTTTCCCAGGGATGTTTTAATGGACCCATGGTGTATTTTGGGATAAGAATGTTCAGGTGTAATGAACATTCGAAATGGTGCATTTTACGGTATATGATAATGACAGAATTTGTGACTTAATTAGTGATGATCATGTCGTTGAAACGACTAAGACTGTTTTTGGCTAACtatgtaataattgataaatattttggtaGTAATATGATTTTGGTCTTACCATTTGGTTTAGTTCCTGCCATGTTTTTGAGATCCCGTTTTCTCTGAtcttttttagtttgtttgtttggaagTCAGATTATTGACTCACACATCTTAGACCAGTTAATGCTTTGGTtagattttttgaataaaaatttatttttgtatctcagCATTTGATTCAGTGGCCTAGTTAGTTATTAGATGTGAtctagagagacagagagagagagaggatttttttattttatttttcaggtgatCAGGGGTACCAGTAGAATCTTCAAGTGGCTTAAAAAAGGAGGCAAGAATGTTCCTTATagggggtaatatatatatatatatatatatatatatatatatatatatatatatatatatatatatatatatatatatatatattatcatgtttatttaaagcacaACAAAACATTTCATAGGAGATGTAGGAAagtttttctgagtccttcagagttttcccagttatatgacccagttatatatatatatatatatatatatatatatatatatatatatatatatatatgtatatttgtatatatatattatatatatatattatatatatatatatatatatatatatatatatatatatatatatatatatatatgtatatataatatatatatatatatatattatatatatatatatatatattcatgtatatataaactcatataaTTGGGCATTCATGGTAGTAAAATGGGGCATTCAGAAAATGGCATCGGACATGACATCACAGTTTTTGCCAACGGCTTCTTGGAATATCACCTGATAATGCGATGCGACATTGCAAAACGCCGTTAGCAAGAACAAACTTGATTCGATGTGCGTATGTCTTTTCTAGATGGCCcctgatatctatctatctatatatatataatatatatgtatatatatatatatatatatatatatatatatatatatatatatatatatatatatatatatatatatatatatatatataaatatatatatataatatagtataaagGCAAGAACCAGGAGAAGAGCTCACATTTGCACTTAGAATAATAGTTACGAGGTTGGATACACGATTGAAGacaggaagtgggaatggaaatAAAGCATAAGGTTTAACAGTTTGTGCAGTAAGGTGCCAGAGGGACGCTCCAAACATCCTTTAGGTTAGAATGGCTACCGTGCACCacatggggtgcactgatggcattaacccCAACCCCCCCCTTTAAACCATTATCGCATATTGgcctttaaaatataatattcctACTTCTGGCATTCGTTTTGTTGACAAATGACCTAGTCTGGGGTACCAGGTCCTTACCCTAGTGCataatattaatttgaaaacattccataaagtTACCTTAATCTGGATGAGAACTATTAATGGGGTTAAGGTCattgtatttcactcattttgtgcTTTTCCTCACCCAAAAACTCCGCTTTCCCACTGCGGCCCCCGAGTTGCAATATACAAGGGTGGGGTCCACTATCTAAAAGTAGGCATTTGATATCAAAATGTGAATGTTATaaacgttcaaagcacacattaaaacataggaaaattgtatttttaagacCAAAATGCAATAATCTTTTGaagtaaaatagtttttaaattttttctggtTGTCTCTTTACAACGGTCATActgaacacaaaaaaaacaaaaatatatgacacTAGCAAGGAAAATGTGTCATTCAGTAAGTCTCAGCAGCCTACCCTTCCATAGCTGTTGTATCGTACGTATtacatgctgaaggaatactatatatgtataagtcTAACAAGAAACTTACCAGTGATGCTGAACGGTGGTGCACATGTAAGTGTGATTCTGCAGTCCATACTTCATGTTTATTACATAGAATGCCCTCGTATTTGCATTTCCTATGTATCCCATTTTCTGTGTGCAGGACAGTACATATGGTATACGGCTACAACAAACCAATTACCTCATTAGCCAGGTATATACACTATACTGTATGTAGGTGGTATGCAATTTGTCCGAGAATAATTACTGCAAAAAAGACATTCATGCAAAAAGACAACGTTCAGTAAAACTTAAATGATCATACTATACAACGTTCATCTCTCTCATCTTCCAGTATGGTACCCTACGGAATTCATTTTAACGCTTTATATACAAGACGTTTTCAGAGGAATGACACGTTGTAATAGAAATTTACAATACGTATGTCCTCTAAGTACCAACTCCCTAATTCTTTATGCTGcaagataactgaaaatttcTGCTTTCTCCAAGACATTTGCTTTCACCACATTATCTTCTGCTTCTCTGTTTTCACATCTCAGACCAGAAAATCCCTTACTCAGGGTGTGCAACCTATTTTCCCAAGGGCCACGAGTCACGACTCTGATGTTGGTATGGAGGGCCACTAACCTTACTATTTCATGTTATTCACATCTCAAAGATAGATGAttagtttgttactgattttatttaaattaggatcacaaacataagaaaaacaaaagtattttccttactATAGATGAGCAAATGAAGGCTACCgtaccttattattataatgtactaaataattacttattattggtTAACTGGGATCATTAACATAAGAGTTATTTTCAAATCTTgcgtttttacttgttattagtacaataaaatcttTCCTGCTGAGGGCACtatagcttatttaatttttaggaGAAAGGGCCCCAATGAAAGCCTTTGAGGGCCGCATGCGTCCCCAGGCCCTGACAGGGCTGCCTTACTCCATTTAGATATTCACATTTCACAGTAGTGTTGGAGTCATTCCGAAGTCTCCCTCACTGCATCCACTAGACCAATCTCTGACTAGTGACTAGATTTGTTCTTCAGCTTTCTTTCCAGTTGCCACAAGCTTGATTTTGCTTATATTAATTAATTCTAACTCCTCTCTTCATCGTCCAACTCTTCCATTTTTTACTCACTTCCAAGTAGCAGCATCCACTGAATATGATGATCTGTAAAGGACTTGAATTTTTCTCAGATTCTTCTGGTAAAACTGCCACTCCCTCAACTCTAGATCTAGTGTTAAAATACAGTACCATCACTTGCTCAGTGAGTCCTTTGGCTTTCAGTGCTCTTTTTATTCCCTTACAATTTCGTATCTTGGTACTATATCAAATGCCTTTTTAAAATCCACAGATATAATGTAACCCCCTCCTTTAGCAGAGCACGACTATTGAGTTGCCTCATTTTGAAGACGGTCATTGTTTCCGAGCTGCTTTTAAGGCCgctactaacgttcagttatacctgcacaggTGTGCATACACAGTCGACCTGTGCAGGTACACCTGAACGTCAGTTTGGATAACTTGTACAGTTTTTTTCTGCCTACGCAGGTGACCTGAGCAAATAGTTCTTCTCAGTCGATGTGCCTGTGTCGAAACGACTGCTCAGGAGCACCTGAACGTTGGACTGAGGAGGCAACTTTTTTTGCTCAGTTTTTCACCAGTCAGGAACAGAAAGCGCTGCGCTTTATTGAATCTAAATGGTCTTAGACATAAATTAATGATATACTggggttactttttttttataatgcataGCACTGTcaaattaatacatatttataattttgcaatttatCCACCGGAAGAATAATTGTGTTAAATGAAGGTTGCAAGTGGTAGCCTCATTCCTGAATGTCTTGCAGATGTTATTGAAACCTATGAGAACGAGCATTTTCTTGAGCAGGTAAAATGCAAAGACTAccataagaaattaaaagaaaaggctGCATGTTCTAAATTAGTAGAAAAACCAAAGGAGAATGATTCTGCTGTTAACAAGGGCAGCGTGTTTATCCTTGGTAATAAACCATATATGCAAGTAATATAGCGAAGTGATGTAAAACAAGAATGGGCCTATTTGCGCgtattcatgattatgcatcatgTACGTAATCCacttttaaaatgagaacaaatcACTATTCAacttagtaataaaataaaataaagcagtaGTAGATTATTATGTATGTTCATTCATTGTTAACATCATATGTTAACAATGAATAACAGCCATGCCTTCACTggacatctttttt
Coding sequences within it:
- the LOC136841005 gene encoding alpha-ketoglutarate-dependent dioxygenase alkB homolog 6 isoform X2, with product MDLTEYKICKAPECAYYIPNFITEEEEKQLLGNIYSSPKPKWKELSHRRLQNWGGLPHPKGMVAEDIPLPHEDGPLFYPTITTVNVGSHTILEFYRPVKPDDEKADSSQSLSERHIGSLLLEPRSLLILQEDMYTSYLHGISQVTEDVLSEDIFNIELCSSNIGDVLVRDTRISLTIRHVPKVVKANMIFGRRR
- the LOC136841005 gene encoding alpha-ketoglutarate-dependent dioxygenase alkB homolog 6 isoform X1; this encodes MDLTEYKICKAPECAYYIPNFITEEEEKQLLGNIYSSPKPKWKELSHRRLQNWGGLPHPKGMVAEDIPLWLQEQMDKISSLNVFGKHKPNHVLVNEYLPGQGIMPHEDGPLFYPTITTVNVGSHTILEFYRPVKPDDEKADSSQSLSERHIGSLLLEPRSLLILQEDMYTSYLHGISQVTEDVLSEDIFNIELCSSNIGDVLVRDTRISLTIRHVPKVVKANMIFGRRR